A single Meles meles chromosome 20, mMelMel3.1 paternal haplotype, whole genome shotgun sequence DNA region contains:
- the DHX30 gene encoding ATP-dependent RNA helicase DHX30 isoform X3 — translation MFSLDSFRKDRAQHRQRQCKLPPPRLPPMCVNPAPGGTISRASRDLLKEFPQPKNLLNSVIGRALGISHAKDKLVYVHTNGPKKKKVTLHIKWPKSVEVEGYGSKKIDAERQAAAAACQLFKGWGLLGPRNELFDAAKYRVLADRFGSPADSWWRPEPTMPPTSWRQLNPESIRPGGPGGLSRSLGREEEEDEEEELEEGTIDVTDFLSMTQQDSHTPLRDSRGGSFEMTDDDSAIRALTQFPLPKNLLAKVIQIATSSSTAKNLMQFHTVGTKTKLSTLTLLWPCPMTFVAKGRRKAEAENKAAALACKKLKSLGLVDRNNEPLTHAMYNLASLRELGETQRRPCTIQVPEPILRKIETFLNHYPVDSSWISPELRLQSEDVLPLGKDSGPLSDPITGKPYVPLSEAEEVRLSQNLLELWRRRGPVWQEAPQLPVDPHRDTILNAIEQHPVVVISGDTGCGKTTRIPQLLLERYVTEGRGARCNVIITQPRRISAVSVAQRVSHELGPSLRRNVGFQVRLESKPPARGGALLFCTVGILLRKLQSNPSLEGVSHVIVDEVHERDVNTDFLLILLKGLQRLNPALRLVLMSATGDNERFSRYFGGCPVIKVPGFMYPVKEHYLEDILAKLGKHQYPHRHRHHESEDECALDLDLVTDLVLHIDARGEPGGILCFLPGWQEIKGVQQRLQEALGMHESKYLILPVHSNIPMMDQKAIFQQPPVGVRKIVLATNIAETSITVNDIVHVVDSGLHKEERYDLKTKVSCLETVWVSRANVIQRRGRAGRCQSGFAYHLFPRSRLEKMVPFQVPEILRTPLENLVLQAKIHMPEKTAVEFLSKAVDSPNIKAVDEAVILLQEIGVLDQREYLTTLGQRLAHISTDPRLAKAIVLAAIFRCLHPLLVVVSCLTRDPFSSSLQNRAEVDKVKALLSHDSGSDHLAFVRAVAGWEEVLRWQDRSSRENYLEENLLYAPSLRFIHGLIKQFSENIYEAFLVGKPSDCTLASAQCNEYSEEEELVKGVLMAGLYPNLIQVRQGKVTRQGKFKPNSVTYRTKSGNILLHKSTINREATRLRSRWLTYFMAVKSNGSVFVRDSSQVHPLAVLLLTDGDVHIRDDGRRATISLSDSDLLRLEGDSRTVRLLRELRRALGRMVERSLRSELAALPPGVQQEHGQLLALLAELLRGPCGSFDVRKTADD, via the exons atCGGGCCCAGCACAGGCAGCGTCAGTGCAAacttcccccaccccgccttccACCCATGTGTGTCAACCCTGCCCCTGGAGGGACCATCTCTCGAG CTTCTAGGGACCTATTAAAAGAGTTCCCACAGCCCAAAAACCTTCTCAACAGTGTAATTGGAAGAGCCCTCGGCATCTCACATGCAAAGGACAAACTGGTCTACGTGCACACGAATGGACCAAAGAAAAAG aAAGTCACCCTCCACATAAAATGGCCCAAGAGCGTGGAGGTAGAAGGCTATGGCAGCAAGAAGATCGACGCCGAGCGGCAGGCTGCAGCGGCGGCCTGCCAGCTGTTCAAG GGCTGGGGACTGCTGGGTCCCCGAAACGAGCTGTTTGATGCAGCCAAATACCGCGTGCTAGCCGATCGCTTTGGCTCTCCGGCTGACAGCTGGTGGCGCCCGGAACCCACCATGCCACCTACTTCCTGGCGGCAGCTGAACCCCGAGAGCATTCGGCCAGGGGGCCCTGGGGGCCTGTCCCGCTCCTTGGGccgggaggaagaggaggatgaggaggaagagctGGAAGAGGGGACCATTGATGTCACTGACTTCCTGTCCATGACGCAGCAGGACTCCCACACCCCACTCAGGGACTCGAG GGGGGGTTCCTTTGAAATGACAGACGACGACAGTGCTATTAGGGCTCTGACCCAATTTCCGCTTCCCAAGAACCTTCTGGCCAAAGTGATTCAGATAGCAACATCGTCCTCCACAGCTAAG AACCTCATGCAGTTCCATACTGTGGGCACCAAGACCAAGCTGTCCACCCTCACTCTGCTCTGGCCCTGTCCCATGACCTTTGTCGCCAAAGGACGCCGCAAAGCGGAGGCTGAGAATAAGGCGGCGGCCCTGGCCTGCAAGAAACTGAAG AGCCTGGGCCTGGTGGACCGCAACAACGAGCCGCTCACCCATGCCATGTATAACCTGGCCTCTCTGCGTGAACTGGGTGAGACGCAGCGCCGGCCGTGCACCATCCAGGTGCCTGAGCCCATCCTCCGAAAGATAGAGACCTTCCTGAACCAT TACCCGGTGGACAGTTCCTGGATCTCCCCGGAGCTCCGGCTGCAGAGTGAGGACGTCTTGCCCCTGGGCAAGGACTCAGGGCCCCTGAGTGACCCTATCACAGGCAAGCCCTACGTGCCCCTGTCAGAAGCAGAGGAGGTACGTCTGAGCCAGAACTTGCTGGAGCTGTGGCGGCGGCGAGGGCCAGTCTGGCAGGAGGCCCCCCAGCTCCCTGTGGACCCACATCGGGACACCATCCTCAATGCCATCGAGCAGCACCCAGTCGTGGTCATCTCTGGGGACACGGGCTGCGGCAAGACCACGCGCatcccccagctgctgctggaGCGCTACGTGACCGAGGGCCGCGGTGCCCGCTGCAATGTGATCATCACGCAGCCGCGTCGCATCTCCGCTGTGTCCGTGGCACAGCGGGTCAGCCACGAACTGGGCCCCTCCTTGCGCCGGAACGTGGGCTTCCAGGTGCGGTTGGAAAGCAAGCCCCCGGCCCGCGGCGGGGCCCTCCTCTTCTGCACCGTGGGCATCCTGCTGCGGAAGCTGCAGAGCAACCCCAGCCTGGAGGGCGTGAGCCACGTCATTGTGGACGAGGTCCACGAGCGGGACGTGAACACGGACTTCCTGCTGATTCTGCTCAAGGGCCTGCAGCGGCTCAACCCAGCCCTGCGACTTGTGCTCATGAGCGCCACGGGCGATAACGAGCGCTTCTCCCGCTACTTTGGTGGCTGCCCTGTCATCAAGGTGCCGGGCTTCATGTACCCGGTCAAGGAGCACTACTTGGAGGACATCCTGGCCAAGCTAGGCAAGCACCAGTACCCACACCGGCACCGGCACCACGAG tcTGAGGATGAGTGCGCACTCGACTTGGACCTCGTGACGGATCTGGTTCTGCACATTGATGCCCGAGGGGAGCCAG GTGGAATCCTCTGCTTCCTGCCCGGTTGGCAGGAGATCAAAGGAGTACAGCAACGCCTCCAGGAGGCCCTGGGCATGCACGAAAGCAAGTACCTCATCCTGCCAG TGCACTCCAACATCCCCATGATGGACCAGAAGGCCATATTCCAGCAGCCGCCGGTTGGGGTGCGCAAGATTGTGTTGGCCACCAATATCGCGGAGACGTCGAtcacagtcaatgatattgtgcATGTGGTGGACAGCGGTCTGCACAAGGAGGAGCGCTATGACCTGAAGACCAAG gtgtCCTGCCTGGAGACTGTGTGGGTGTCACGAGCCAACGTGATCCAGCGCCGGGGCCGGGCGGGCCGCTGCCAGTCAGGCTTTGCCTACCACCTGTTCCCGCGGAGCCGGCTGGAGAAAATGGTCCCTTTCCAAGTGCCGGAGATTCTGCGCACGCCCCTCGAGAACCTGGTGCTACAAGCCAAAATCCACATGCCTGAGAAGACG GCAGTGGAGTTCCTTTCCAAGGCCGTGGATAGTCCGAACATCAAGGCGGTGGATGAGGCTGTGATCTTGCTCCAGGAGATCG GGGTGCTGGACCAGCGGGAGTACCTGACCACCCTGGGGCAGCGCCTGGCCCACATCTCCACTGACCCCCGGCTGGCCAAGGCCATAGTGCTGGCCGCCATCTTCCGTTGCCTGCACCCGCTGCTGGTGGTCGTTTCCTGCCTCACCCGGGACCCCTTCAGCAGTAGCCTGCAGAACAGGGCGGAGGTGGACAAG GTGAAGGCACTGTTGAGCCATGACAGCGGCAGTGACCACCTGGCCTTTGTGCGGGCCGTCGCCGGCTGGGAGGAGGTGCTGCGCTGGCAGGACCGCAGCTCCCGTGAGAACTATCTGGAGGAAAACCTGCTGTACGCCCCCAGCCTGCGGTTCATCCACG GACTCATCAAGCAGTTCTCGGAGAACATTTACGAGGCTTTCCTGGTGGGGAAGCCCTCAGACTGCACCCTGGCCTCTGCCCAGTGCAACGAGTACAGCGAAGAGGAGGAGCTGGTGAAGGGTGTGCTGATGGCGGGCCTCTACCCCAACCTCATCCAG GTGAGACAGGGCAAGGTGACCCGGCAGGGCAAATTCAAACCCAACAGCGTCACTTACAGGACCAAATCAGGAAACATCTTGCTGCACAAGTCGACCATTAACAG AGAGGCCACACGGCTGCGGAGCCGGTGGCTGACGTATTTCATGGCTGTCAAGTCCAATGGCAGTGTCTTCGTCCGGGACTCCTCCCAGGTGCACCCGCTAGCCGTGCTGCTGCTGACCGACGGGGACGTCCACATCCGTG acgATGGGCGCCGGGCCACCATCTCCCTGAGCGACAGTGACCTGCTGCGGCTGGAGGGGGACTCGCGCACTGTGCGGCTGCTGCGGGAGCTGCGCCGGGCGCTGGGCCGCATGGTGGAGCGGAGCCTGCGCAGCGAGCTGGCCGCTCTGCCGCCGGGCGTGCAGCAGGAGCACGGGCAGCTGCTGGCGCTGCTGGCGGAGCTGCTGCGTGGGCCCTGCGGCAGCTTCGACGTGCGCAAGACGGCGGATGACTGA
- the DHX30 gene encoding ATP-dependent RNA helicase DHX30 isoform X2, which yields MDLKDSAPGFQLSLLARNVQPGLIQKRSGPAQAASVQTSPTPPSTHVCQPCPWRDHLSRLNVNISNMAASRDLLKEFPQPKNLLNSVIGRALGISHAKDKLVYVHTNGPKKKKVTLHIKWPKSVEVEGYGSKKIDAERQAAAAACQLFKGWGLLGPRNELFDAAKYRVLADRFGSPADSWWRPEPTMPPTSWRQLNPESIRPGGPGGLSRSLGREEEEDEEEELEEGTIDVTDFLSMTQQDSHTPLRDSRGGSFEMTDDDSAIRALTQFPLPKNLLAKVIQIATSSSTAKNLMQFHTVGTKTKLSTLTLLWPCPMTFVAKGRRKAEAENKAAALACKKLKSLGLVDRNNEPLTHAMYNLASLRELGETQRRPCTIQVPEPILRKIETFLNHYPVDSSWISPELRLQSEDVLPLGKDSGPLSDPITGKPYVPLSEAEEVRLSQNLLELWRRRGPVWQEAPQLPVDPHRDTILNAIEQHPVVVISGDTGCGKTTRIPQLLLERYVTEGRGARCNVIITQPRRISAVSVAQRVSHELGPSLRRNVGFQVRLESKPPARGGALLFCTVGILLRKLQSNPSLEGVSHVIVDEVHERDVNTDFLLILLKGLQRLNPALRLVLMSATGDNERFSRYFGGCPVIKVPGFMYPVKEHYLEDILAKLGKHQYPHRHRHHESEDECALDLDLVTDLVLHIDARGEPGGILCFLPGWQEIKGVQQRLQEALGMHESKYLILPVHSNIPMMDQKAIFQQPPVGVRKIVLATNIAETSITVNDIVHVVDSGLHKEERYDLKTKVSCLETVWVSRANVIQRRGRAGRCQSGFAYHLFPRSRLEKMVPFQVPEILRTPLENLVLQAKIHMPEKTAVEFLSKAVDSPNIKAVDEAVILLQEIGVLDQREYLTTLGQRLAHISTDPRLAKAIVLAAIFRCLHPLLVVVSCLTRDPFSSSLQNRAEVDKVKALLSHDSGSDHLAFVRAVAGWEEVLRWQDRSSRENYLEENLLYAPSLRFIHGLIKQFSENIYEAFLVGKPSDCTLASAQCNEYSEEEELVKGVLMAGLYPNLIQVRQGKVTRQGKFKPNSVTYRTKSGNILLHKSTINREATRLRSRWLTYFMAVKSNGSVFVRDSSQVHPLAVLLLTDGDVHIRDDGRRATISLSDSDLLRLEGDSRTVRLLRELRRALGRMVERSLRSELAALPPGVQQEHGQLLALLAELLRGPCGSFDVRKTADD from the exons atCGGGCCCAGCACAGGCAGCGTCAGTGCAAacttcccccaccccgccttccACCCATGTGTGTCAACCCTGCCCCTGGAGGGACCATCTCTCGAG GCTGAACGTTAACATTTCCAACATGGCAG CTTCTAGGGACCTATTAAAAGAGTTCCCACAGCCCAAAAACCTTCTCAACAGTGTAATTGGAAGAGCCCTCGGCATCTCACATGCAAAGGACAAACTGGTCTACGTGCACACGAATGGACCAAAGAAAAAG aAAGTCACCCTCCACATAAAATGGCCCAAGAGCGTGGAGGTAGAAGGCTATGGCAGCAAGAAGATCGACGCCGAGCGGCAGGCTGCAGCGGCGGCCTGCCAGCTGTTCAAG GGCTGGGGACTGCTGGGTCCCCGAAACGAGCTGTTTGATGCAGCCAAATACCGCGTGCTAGCCGATCGCTTTGGCTCTCCGGCTGACAGCTGGTGGCGCCCGGAACCCACCATGCCACCTACTTCCTGGCGGCAGCTGAACCCCGAGAGCATTCGGCCAGGGGGCCCTGGGGGCCTGTCCCGCTCCTTGGGccgggaggaagaggaggatgaggaggaagagctGGAAGAGGGGACCATTGATGTCACTGACTTCCTGTCCATGACGCAGCAGGACTCCCACACCCCACTCAGGGACTCGAG GGGGGGTTCCTTTGAAATGACAGACGACGACAGTGCTATTAGGGCTCTGACCCAATTTCCGCTTCCCAAGAACCTTCTGGCCAAAGTGATTCAGATAGCAACATCGTCCTCCACAGCTAAG AACCTCATGCAGTTCCATACTGTGGGCACCAAGACCAAGCTGTCCACCCTCACTCTGCTCTGGCCCTGTCCCATGACCTTTGTCGCCAAAGGACGCCGCAAAGCGGAGGCTGAGAATAAGGCGGCGGCCCTGGCCTGCAAGAAACTGAAG AGCCTGGGCCTGGTGGACCGCAACAACGAGCCGCTCACCCATGCCATGTATAACCTGGCCTCTCTGCGTGAACTGGGTGAGACGCAGCGCCGGCCGTGCACCATCCAGGTGCCTGAGCCCATCCTCCGAAAGATAGAGACCTTCCTGAACCAT TACCCGGTGGACAGTTCCTGGATCTCCCCGGAGCTCCGGCTGCAGAGTGAGGACGTCTTGCCCCTGGGCAAGGACTCAGGGCCCCTGAGTGACCCTATCACAGGCAAGCCCTACGTGCCCCTGTCAGAAGCAGAGGAGGTACGTCTGAGCCAGAACTTGCTGGAGCTGTGGCGGCGGCGAGGGCCAGTCTGGCAGGAGGCCCCCCAGCTCCCTGTGGACCCACATCGGGACACCATCCTCAATGCCATCGAGCAGCACCCAGTCGTGGTCATCTCTGGGGACACGGGCTGCGGCAAGACCACGCGCatcccccagctgctgctggaGCGCTACGTGACCGAGGGCCGCGGTGCCCGCTGCAATGTGATCATCACGCAGCCGCGTCGCATCTCCGCTGTGTCCGTGGCACAGCGGGTCAGCCACGAACTGGGCCCCTCCTTGCGCCGGAACGTGGGCTTCCAGGTGCGGTTGGAAAGCAAGCCCCCGGCCCGCGGCGGGGCCCTCCTCTTCTGCACCGTGGGCATCCTGCTGCGGAAGCTGCAGAGCAACCCCAGCCTGGAGGGCGTGAGCCACGTCATTGTGGACGAGGTCCACGAGCGGGACGTGAACACGGACTTCCTGCTGATTCTGCTCAAGGGCCTGCAGCGGCTCAACCCAGCCCTGCGACTTGTGCTCATGAGCGCCACGGGCGATAACGAGCGCTTCTCCCGCTACTTTGGTGGCTGCCCTGTCATCAAGGTGCCGGGCTTCATGTACCCGGTCAAGGAGCACTACTTGGAGGACATCCTGGCCAAGCTAGGCAAGCACCAGTACCCACACCGGCACCGGCACCACGAG tcTGAGGATGAGTGCGCACTCGACTTGGACCTCGTGACGGATCTGGTTCTGCACATTGATGCCCGAGGGGAGCCAG GTGGAATCCTCTGCTTCCTGCCCGGTTGGCAGGAGATCAAAGGAGTACAGCAACGCCTCCAGGAGGCCCTGGGCATGCACGAAAGCAAGTACCTCATCCTGCCAG TGCACTCCAACATCCCCATGATGGACCAGAAGGCCATATTCCAGCAGCCGCCGGTTGGGGTGCGCAAGATTGTGTTGGCCACCAATATCGCGGAGACGTCGAtcacagtcaatgatattgtgcATGTGGTGGACAGCGGTCTGCACAAGGAGGAGCGCTATGACCTGAAGACCAAG gtgtCCTGCCTGGAGACTGTGTGGGTGTCACGAGCCAACGTGATCCAGCGCCGGGGCCGGGCGGGCCGCTGCCAGTCAGGCTTTGCCTACCACCTGTTCCCGCGGAGCCGGCTGGAGAAAATGGTCCCTTTCCAAGTGCCGGAGATTCTGCGCACGCCCCTCGAGAACCTGGTGCTACAAGCCAAAATCCACATGCCTGAGAAGACG GCAGTGGAGTTCCTTTCCAAGGCCGTGGATAGTCCGAACATCAAGGCGGTGGATGAGGCTGTGATCTTGCTCCAGGAGATCG GGGTGCTGGACCAGCGGGAGTACCTGACCACCCTGGGGCAGCGCCTGGCCCACATCTCCACTGACCCCCGGCTGGCCAAGGCCATAGTGCTGGCCGCCATCTTCCGTTGCCTGCACCCGCTGCTGGTGGTCGTTTCCTGCCTCACCCGGGACCCCTTCAGCAGTAGCCTGCAGAACAGGGCGGAGGTGGACAAG GTGAAGGCACTGTTGAGCCATGACAGCGGCAGTGACCACCTGGCCTTTGTGCGGGCCGTCGCCGGCTGGGAGGAGGTGCTGCGCTGGCAGGACCGCAGCTCCCGTGAGAACTATCTGGAGGAAAACCTGCTGTACGCCCCCAGCCTGCGGTTCATCCACG GACTCATCAAGCAGTTCTCGGAGAACATTTACGAGGCTTTCCTGGTGGGGAAGCCCTCAGACTGCACCCTGGCCTCTGCCCAGTGCAACGAGTACAGCGAAGAGGAGGAGCTGGTGAAGGGTGTGCTGATGGCGGGCCTCTACCCCAACCTCATCCAG GTGAGACAGGGCAAGGTGACCCGGCAGGGCAAATTCAAACCCAACAGCGTCACTTACAGGACCAAATCAGGAAACATCTTGCTGCACAAGTCGACCATTAACAG AGAGGCCACACGGCTGCGGAGCCGGTGGCTGACGTATTTCATGGCTGTCAAGTCCAATGGCAGTGTCTTCGTCCGGGACTCCTCCCAGGTGCACCCGCTAGCCGTGCTGCTGCTGACCGACGGGGACGTCCACATCCGTG acgATGGGCGCCGGGCCACCATCTCCCTGAGCGACAGTGACCTGCTGCGGCTGGAGGGGGACTCGCGCACTGTGCGGCTGCTGCGGGAGCTGCGCCGGGCGCTGGGCCGCATGGTGGAGCGGAGCCTGCGCAGCGAGCTGGCCGCTCTGCCGCCGGGCGTGCAGCAGGAGCACGGGCAGCTGCTGGCGCTGCTGGCGGAGCTGCTGCGTGGGCCCTGCGGCAGCTTCGACGTGCGCAAGACGGCGGATGACTGA
- the DHX30 gene encoding ATP-dependent RNA helicase DHX30 isoform X4 yields the protein MCVNPAPGGTISRASRDLLKEFPQPKNLLNSVIGRALGISHAKDKLVYVHTNGPKKKKVTLHIKWPKSVEVEGYGSKKIDAERQAAAAACQLFKGWGLLGPRNELFDAAKYRVLADRFGSPADSWWRPEPTMPPTSWRQLNPESIRPGGPGGLSRSLGREEEEDEEEELEEGTIDVTDFLSMTQQDSHTPLRDSRGGSFEMTDDDSAIRALTQFPLPKNLLAKVIQIATSSSTAKNLMQFHTVGTKTKLSTLTLLWPCPMTFVAKGRRKAEAENKAAALACKKLKSLGLVDRNNEPLTHAMYNLASLRELGETQRRPCTIQVPEPILRKIETFLNHYPVDSSWISPELRLQSEDVLPLGKDSGPLSDPITGKPYVPLSEAEEVRLSQNLLELWRRRGPVWQEAPQLPVDPHRDTILNAIEQHPVVVISGDTGCGKTTRIPQLLLERYVTEGRGARCNVIITQPRRISAVSVAQRVSHELGPSLRRNVGFQVRLESKPPARGGALLFCTVGILLRKLQSNPSLEGVSHVIVDEVHERDVNTDFLLILLKGLQRLNPALRLVLMSATGDNERFSRYFGGCPVIKVPGFMYPVKEHYLEDILAKLGKHQYPHRHRHHESEDECALDLDLVTDLVLHIDARGEPGGILCFLPGWQEIKGVQQRLQEALGMHESKYLILPVHSNIPMMDQKAIFQQPPVGVRKIVLATNIAETSITVNDIVHVVDSGLHKEERYDLKTKVSCLETVWVSRANVIQRRGRAGRCQSGFAYHLFPRSRLEKMVPFQVPEILRTPLENLVLQAKIHMPEKTAVEFLSKAVDSPNIKAVDEAVILLQEIGVLDQREYLTTLGQRLAHISTDPRLAKAIVLAAIFRCLHPLLVVVSCLTRDPFSSSLQNRAEVDKVKALLSHDSGSDHLAFVRAVAGWEEVLRWQDRSSRENYLEENLLYAPSLRFIHGLIKQFSENIYEAFLVGKPSDCTLASAQCNEYSEEEELVKGVLMAGLYPNLIQVRQGKVTRQGKFKPNSVTYRTKSGNILLHKSTINREATRLRSRWLTYFMAVKSNGSVFVRDSSQVHPLAVLLLTDGDVHIRDDGRRATISLSDSDLLRLEGDSRTVRLLRELRRALGRMVERSLRSELAALPPGVQQEHGQLLALLAELLRGPCGSFDVRKTADD from the exons ATGTGTGTCAACCCTGCCCCTGGAGGGACCATCTCTCGAG CTTCTAGGGACCTATTAAAAGAGTTCCCACAGCCCAAAAACCTTCTCAACAGTGTAATTGGAAGAGCCCTCGGCATCTCACATGCAAAGGACAAACTGGTCTACGTGCACACGAATGGACCAAAGAAAAAG aAAGTCACCCTCCACATAAAATGGCCCAAGAGCGTGGAGGTAGAAGGCTATGGCAGCAAGAAGATCGACGCCGAGCGGCAGGCTGCAGCGGCGGCCTGCCAGCTGTTCAAG GGCTGGGGACTGCTGGGTCCCCGAAACGAGCTGTTTGATGCAGCCAAATACCGCGTGCTAGCCGATCGCTTTGGCTCTCCGGCTGACAGCTGGTGGCGCCCGGAACCCACCATGCCACCTACTTCCTGGCGGCAGCTGAACCCCGAGAGCATTCGGCCAGGGGGCCCTGGGGGCCTGTCCCGCTCCTTGGGccgggaggaagaggaggatgaggaggaagagctGGAAGAGGGGACCATTGATGTCACTGACTTCCTGTCCATGACGCAGCAGGACTCCCACACCCCACTCAGGGACTCGAG GGGGGGTTCCTTTGAAATGACAGACGACGACAGTGCTATTAGGGCTCTGACCCAATTTCCGCTTCCCAAGAACCTTCTGGCCAAAGTGATTCAGATAGCAACATCGTCCTCCACAGCTAAG AACCTCATGCAGTTCCATACTGTGGGCACCAAGACCAAGCTGTCCACCCTCACTCTGCTCTGGCCCTGTCCCATGACCTTTGTCGCCAAAGGACGCCGCAAAGCGGAGGCTGAGAATAAGGCGGCGGCCCTGGCCTGCAAGAAACTGAAG AGCCTGGGCCTGGTGGACCGCAACAACGAGCCGCTCACCCATGCCATGTATAACCTGGCCTCTCTGCGTGAACTGGGTGAGACGCAGCGCCGGCCGTGCACCATCCAGGTGCCTGAGCCCATCCTCCGAAAGATAGAGACCTTCCTGAACCAT TACCCGGTGGACAGTTCCTGGATCTCCCCGGAGCTCCGGCTGCAGAGTGAGGACGTCTTGCCCCTGGGCAAGGACTCAGGGCCCCTGAGTGACCCTATCACAGGCAAGCCCTACGTGCCCCTGTCAGAAGCAGAGGAGGTACGTCTGAGCCAGAACTTGCTGGAGCTGTGGCGGCGGCGAGGGCCAGTCTGGCAGGAGGCCCCCCAGCTCCCTGTGGACCCACATCGGGACACCATCCTCAATGCCATCGAGCAGCACCCAGTCGTGGTCATCTCTGGGGACACGGGCTGCGGCAAGACCACGCGCatcccccagctgctgctggaGCGCTACGTGACCGAGGGCCGCGGTGCCCGCTGCAATGTGATCATCACGCAGCCGCGTCGCATCTCCGCTGTGTCCGTGGCACAGCGGGTCAGCCACGAACTGGGCCCCTCCTTGCGCCGGAACGTGGGCTTCCAGGTGCGGTTGGAAAGCAAGCCCCCGGCCCGCGGCGGGGCCCTCCTCTTCTGCACCGTGGGCATCCTGCTGCGGAAGCTGCAGAGCAACCCCAGCCTGGAGGGCGTGAGCCACGTCATTGTGGACGAGGTCCACGAGCGGGACGTGAACACGGACTTCCTGCTGATTCTGCTCAAGGGCCTGCAGCGGCTCAACCCAGCCCTGCGACTTGTGCTCATGAGCGCCACGGGCGATAACGAGCGCTTCTCCCGCTACTTTGGTGGCTGCCCTGTCATCAAGGTGCCGGGCTTCATGTACCCGGTCAAGGAGCACTACTTGGAGGACATCCTGGCCAAGCTAGGCAAGCACCAGTACCCACACCGGCACCGGCACCACGAG tcTGAGGATGAGTGCGCACTCGACTTGGACCTCGTGACGGATCTGGTTCTGCACATTGATGCCCGAGGGGAGCCAG GTGGAATCCTCTGCTTCCTGCCCGGTTGGCAGGAGATCAAAGGAGTACAGCAACGCCTCCAGGAGGCCCTGGGCATGCACGAAAGCAAGTACCTCATCCTGCCAG TGCACTCCAACATCCCCATGATGGACCAGAAGGCCATATTCCAGCAGCCGCCGGTTGGGGTGCGCAAGATTGTGTTGGCCACCAATATCGCGGAGACGTCGAtcacagtcaatgatattgtgcATGTGGTGGACAGCGGTCTGCACAAGGAGGAGCGCTATGACCTGAAGACCAAG gtgtCCTGCCTGGAGACTGTGTGGGTGTCACGAGCCAACGTGATCCAGCGCCGGGGCCGGGCGGGCCGCTGCCAGTCAGGCTTTGCCTACCACCTGTTCCCGCGGAGCCGGCTGGAGAAAATGGTCCCTTTCCAAGTGCCGGAGATTCTGCGCACGCCCCTCGAGAACCTGGTGCTACAAGCCAAAATCCACATGCCTGAGAAGACG GCAGTGGAGTTCCTTTCCAAGGCCGTGGATAGTCCGAACATCAAGGCGGTGGATGAGGCTGTGATCTTGCTCCAGGAGATCG GGGTGCTGGACCAGCGGGAGTACCTGACCACCCTGGGGCAGCGCCTGGCCCACATCTCCACTGACCCCCGGCTGGCCAAGGCCATAGTGCTGGCCGCCATCTTCCGTTGCCTGCACCCGCTGCTGGTGGTCGTTTCCTGCCTCACCCGGGACCCCTTCAGCAGTAGCCTGCAGAACAGGGCGGAGGTGGACAAG GTGAAGGCACTGTTGAGCCATGACAGCGGCAGTGACCACCTGGCCTTTGTGCGGGCCGTCGCCGGCTGGGAGGAGGTGCTGCGCTGGCAGGACCGCAGCTCCCGTGAGAACTATCTGGAGGAAAACCTGCTGTACGCCCCCAGCCTGCGGTTCATCCACG GACTCATCAAGCAGTTCTCGGAGAACATTTACGAGGCTTTCCTGGTGGGGAAGCCCTCAGACTGCACCCTGGCCTCTGCCCAGTGCAACGAGTACAGCGAAGAGGAGGAGCTGGTGAAGGGTGTGCTGATGGCGGGCCTCTACCCCAACCTCATCCAG GTGAGACAGGGCAAGGTGACCCGGCAGGGCAAATTCAAACCCAACAGCGTCACTTACAGGACCAAATCAGGAAACATCTTGCTGCACAAGTCGACCATTAACAG AGAGGCCACACGGCTGCGGAGCCGGTGGCTGACGTATTTCATGGCTGTCAAGTCCAATGGCAGTGTCTTCGTCCGGGACTCCTCCCAGGTGCACCCGCTAGCCGTGCTGCTGCTGACCGACGGGGACGTCCACATCCGTG acgATGGGCGCCGGGCCACCATCTCCCTGAGCGACAGTGACCTGCTGCGGCTGGAGGGGGACTCGCGCACTGTGCGGCTGCTGCGGGAGCTGCGCCGGGCGCTGGGCCGCATGGTGGAGCGGAGCCTGCGCAGCGAGCTGGCCGCTCTGCCGCCGGGCGTGCAGCAGGAGCACGGGCAGCTGCTGGCGCTGCTGGCGGAGCTGCTGCGTGGGCCCTGCGGCAGCTTCGACGTGCGCAAGACGGCGGATGACTGA